One window from the genome of Lacerta agilis isolate rLacAgi1 chromosome 16, rLacAgi1.pri, whole genome shotgun sequence encodes:
- the CLDN23 gene encoding claudin-23 — MRTPTAMIVGIVLGPCGLILNLTSTLAPAWRDASRIPDQPYDMIQHQGIWDICNEFQSTQKTQCNIKDTLGYFSHQTVQVAKGLMPSSVAVTVLGLVVASLGVRCWQDMPQYLLAGLGGLLLFVSGLLSLIAVSWYNHDIRNLPIPAGSILGVGYCLVLGYLGSCLEIIGGFSLSLSFAQCCKERKLKKAAMNYSYPPSSQRVPATTAAISPSIGNTELQMDYYRTPTPRSYTNPQDVLESEHPSNWSRFPCDSDL, encoded by the coding sequence ATGCGGACGCCGACTGCCATGATCGTGGGCATCGTCCTAGGCCCCTGCGGCCTCATCCTGAACCTGACGAGCACTCTGGCTCCCGCCTGGAGGGATGCAAGCCGTATCCCTGACCAACCCTACGACATGATCCAGCACCAAGGCATCTGGGACATCTGCAACGAGTTTCAAAGCACCCAGAAGACTCAGTGCAACATCAAGGACACCCTGGGGTACTTCTCCCACCAAACTGTGCAAGTCGCCAAAGGGCTGATGCCATCCTCTGTGGCCGTCACTGTCCTGGGGTTGGTTGTGGCTTCGCTGGGCGTGCGCTGCTGGCAGGATATGCCCCAGTACCTGCTGGCTGGGCTAGGCGGCCTGCTGCTCTTCGTTTCCGGGCTGCTTAGCCTGATCGCCGTCTCTTGGTACAATCATGACATCCGAAACCTTCCCATCCCGGCCGGCAGTATCCTAGGGGTGGGCTACTGCCTGGTGCTAGGCTACTTAGGGAGCTGCCTAGAAATAATTGGGGGCTTCTCCCTCTCGCTCAGCTTTGCTCAGTGCTGCAAGGAGCGCAAGCTGAAGAAAGCAGCTATGAATTACAGCTACCCACCCAGCAGTCAGAGGGTCCCAGCGACCAcggctgccatttccccctccattgGCAACACAGAGCTCCAAATGGACTATTACAGGACTCCAACCCCAAGGTCTTACACCAACCCCCAGGATGTACTGGAAAGTGAACACCCCAGTAATTGGAGCAGGTTCCCCTGCGATTCTGATTTATAG